In Pseudomonas fluorescens NCIMB 11764, a single window of DNA contains:
- a CDS encoding DNA translocase FtsK codes for MKKSTAAPKPAVVPLWRQHLHYRLKEGALIAIGGLCLFLMMALLTYGKDDPGWSHNSKIDDVQNFGGPVGSYSADILFMVLGYFAYIFPLLLAIKAWQIFRQRHEPWQWSGWLFSWRLIGLVFLVLSGAALAHIHFHAATGLPAGAGGALGESLGDLARNALNIQGSTLLFIALFLFGLTVFTDLSWFKVMDVTGKITLDLFELFQGAANRWWAARVERKQLVAQLREVDDRVHDVVAPTVTDKREQAKVKERLIEREQALSKHMSDREKQVPPVIAPAPPKPAAPSKRVEKEKQAPLFVDSAVEGTLPPISILDPAEKKQLNYSPESLAAVGHLLEIKLKEFGVEVSVDSIHPGPVITRYEIQPAAGVKVSRIANLAKDLARSLAVTSVRVVEVIPGKTTVGIEIPNEDRQIVRFSEVLSTPEYDNFKSPVTLALGHDIGGKPVITDLAKMPHLLVAGTTGSGKSVGVNAMILSILFKSGPEDAKLIMIDPKMLELSIYEGIPHLLCPVVTDMKDAANALRWSVAEMERRYKLMAKMGVRNLSGFNAKVKEAQDAGTPLTDPLYKRESIHDEAPLLTKLPTIVVVVDEFADMMMIVGKKVEELIARIAQKARAAGIHLILATQRPSVDVITGLIKANIPTRMAFQVSSKIDSRTIIDQGGAEQLLGHGDMLYMPPGTSLPIRVHGAFVSDDEVHRVVEAWKLRGAPEYNDEILAGVEEAGSGFENGGGGGDDDAETDALYDEAVQFVLESRRASISAVQRKLKIGYNRAARMIEAMEMAGVVTSMNTNGSREVLAPGPVRD; via the coding sequence TTGAAGAAATCCACCGCAGCACCTAAACCAGCCGTCGTTCCGCTTTGGCGCCAGCATTTGCACTACCGACTCAAGGAAGGTGCATTGATCGCCATCGGCGGCTTGTGCCTGTTCCTGATGATGGCCTTGTTGACTTACGGCAAGGACGATCCGGGCTGGAGCCATAACAGCAAGATCGACGATGTTCAGAACTTCGGCGGCCCGGTCGGCTCCTACAGCGCCGACATCCTGTTCATGGTGCTGGGTTACTTCGCTTATATCTTCCCGTTGTTGCTGGCGATCAAGGCGTGGCAGATCTTCCGTCAACGCCACGAGCCGTGGCAGTGGAGCGGCTGGCTGTTCTCCTGGCGCCTGATCGGTCTGGTGTTCCTGGTGCTGTCGGGCGCTGCGCTCGCGCACATCCATTTCCACGCCGCGACCGGTCTGCCGGCCGGTGCGGGCGGTGCGCTGGGTGAAAGCCTTGGCGACCTGGCCAGGAACGCGCTGAACATTCAGGGCAGCACGTTGCTGTTCATCGCCCTGTTCCTGTTCGGCCTGACGGTGTTCACCGACCTGTCGTGGTTCAAGGTGATGGACGTCACCGGCAAGATCACCCTCGACCTGTTCGAACTGTTCCAGGGCGCGGCCAATCGCTGGTGGGCCGCCCGTGTCGAACGCAAGCAACTGGTGGCACAGTTGCGTGAAGTCGACGATCGCGTGCATGACGTGGTCGCGCCGACCGTTACCGACAAGCGCGAGCAGGCCAAGGTCAAGGAACGCCTGATCGAGCGCGAGCAGGCCCTGAGCAAGCACATGTCGGACCGCGAGAAGCAGGTGCCGCCCGTGATTGCCCCTGCGCCGCCGAAACCCGCCGCGCCGAGCAAACGCGTGGAAAAAGAGAAACAGGCGCCGCTGTTCGTCGACAGTGCCGTCGAAGGCACCTTGCCGCCGATCTCGATTCTCGATCCCGCAGAAAAGAAACAACTCAATTACTCGCCTGAGTCCCTGGCCGCCGTCGGCCATTTGCTGGAAATCAAGCTCAAGGAATTCGGTGTCGAAGTCTCGGTGGATTCGATTCACCCGGGGCCGGTGATTACCCGTTACGAAATCCAGCCTGCGGCCGGGGTCAAGGTCAGCCGTATCGCCAACCTGGCGAAAGACCTCGCCCGTTCCCTGGCCGTGACCAGCGTGCGGGTGGTGGAAGTGATTCCGGGCAAGACCACCGTCGGTATCGAGATTCCGAACGAAGACCGGCAGATTGTGCGCTTCTCCGAAGTGCTGTCGACCCCTGAGTACGACAACTTCAAATCCCCGGTGACCCTGGCCCTGGGCCACGACATCGGCGGCAAGCCGGTCATCACCGACCTGGCGAAAATGCCGCACCTACTGGTGGCCGGTACGACCGGTTCCGGTAAATCGGTGGGTGTGAACGCGATGATCCTGTCGATCCTGTTCAAGTCCGGCCCGGAAGACGCCAAGCTGATCATGATCGACCCGAAAATGCTCGAGCTGTCGATCTACGAAGGCATTCCGCACCTGCTGTGCCCGGTCGTGACCGACATGAAGGACGCGGCCAACGCCCTGCGCTGGAGCGTGGCGGAGATGGAGCGTCGCTACAAACTGATGGCGAAGATGGGCGTGCGCAACCTGTCGGGCTTCAACGCCAAGGTCAAGGAAGCCCAGGACGCCGGAACGCCGCTGACCGATCCTTTGTACAAGCGCGAAAGCATTCACGACGAAGCGCCGCTGCTGACCAAACTGCCGACCATCGTTGTGGTCGTCGACGAGTTTGCCGACATGATGATGATCGTCGGCAAGAAGGTTGAAGAGCTCATTGCCCGTATCGCCCAGAAGGCCCGTGCAGCCGGTATCCACTTGATCCTCGCGACCCAGCGTCCGTCGGTTGACGTGATCACCGGTCTGATCAAGGCGAACATCCCGACGCGCATGGCGTTCCAGGTGTCGAGCAAAATCGACTCGCGGACCATCATCGACCAGGGCGGCGCCGAGCAACTGTTGGGCCACGGTGACATGCTCTACATGCCGCCAGGCACCAGTCTGCCGATTCGGGTTCACGGTGCGTTCGTGTCCGATGACGAGGTTCACCGGGTGGTTGAAGCCTGGAAACTGCGCGGTGCGCCGGAATACAACGACGAGATCCTGGCGGGTGTCGAAGAGGCCGGCAGCGGCTTTGAGAATGGCGGTGGCGGCGGTGATGACGATGCCGAAACCGATGCGCTGTACGACGAAGCGGTGCAGTTCGTGCTGGAAAGCCGTCGCGCGTCGATCTCCGCGGTTCAGCGCAAGCTGAAAATCGGCTACAACCGCGCCGCACGCATGATCGAAGCCATGGAAATGGCCGGGGTCGTGACATCCATGAACACCAACGGCTCGCGTGAAGTCCTGGCCCCTGGCCCGGTACGCGACTGA